Below is a genomic region from Roseimicrobium gellanilyticum.
GGTGCGTCGGACGACTTCAACACATCGCCACTCTACGGTTACTACATGAGCAATGCGTTCGATGGGAATCTGCGCGCGGTGCTTTTCAATACGCAGTTCTCCGCGTATCCCTTTGCCACGTGGGCCGCACGCCTGCGGTTGGATCCCACCCCGGAGACGAATTTCCAGTTCGGCATCTTCCAGGCGCAGGATGATGTGTTTGATCGTGACAAGCACGGCGTGGATTTCCAATTCGAATCTGGCGATGGCGTGTGGATGGTCACGCAGCTGGGGTGGACGCCGACCTTCGGAGGAGACAAGGAGACCGGACTACCTGGGCACTACTGGGTGGGTGCGTACTACTCACCTTGGGATGGCTTCAGCCAGTTCAAGAGCGCGGAGAAGACCGATGGCTCGTACGGCTTCTACATTCATGCGGACCAGATGGTGTATCGCGAACAGGCTGGCAGTGACCAGGGACTCGTGCTGTGGAGTGCCTTCACGCATGACCCGAATGAGAATATCGCCATCATGCCGTGGCAGCTCAATGTGGGTGCGGTGTACACGGGTCTGATTCCCGGCCGTGATGCGGACAACCTCATCTTCGGCATGGCCTACGGTGTCTTTAGCGATGACTACGCCGATATGGTGGAAGCACGCGGTGATGGACGGCCCGGCTATGAGATGGTGCTGGAGGCGGCGTATCGGTATCAGCTTACCAAGTTCTCCTACATCCAGCCGGGCGTGCAGTATGTGGTGCGTCCGGGCGGCACAGGG
It encodes:
- a CDS encoding carbohydrate porin — translated: MKHICTLLTSFFFATVLVAGEPSTSTAISTAPPPPPRWQDQKYATGDWGGLRTSLKDSGLTIDSYYVINAAGNVSGGFDQGAEFADNFYLGLLFDLETMMDWDGATFLISTVNRSGRSITKEYVGSQFDSMQVVGGQTIFLYQVAFEQKFADDKASIRIGRFGASDDFNTSPLYGYYMSNAFDGNLRAVLFNTQFSAYPFATWAARLRLDPTPETNFQFGIFQAQDDVFDRDKHGVDFQFESGDGVWMVTQLGWTPTFGGDKETGLPGHYWVGAYYSPWDGFSQFKSAEKTDGSYGFYIHADQMVYREQAGSDQGLVLWSAFTHDPNENIAIMPWQLNVGAVYTGLIPGRDADNLIFGMAYGVFSDDYADMVEARGDGRPGYEMVLEAAYRYQLTKFSYIQPGVQYVVRPGGTGKIGDAFVLGVQMGITF